In Blastopirellula sp. J2-11, a single genomic region encodes these proteins:
- a CDS encoding GntR family transcriptional regulator yields MSLSDRIAEELSDRIHARESLPEPFSIANVARVFDVSASPVRTAFDQLVEEGLLIRDAAGRLAPNPERRLKRRPKRENTQEASLEIRIREFIIRRSLAGDDSFLREEATAEHFGVSRTVLRHWLGKLAGQGFVEHVQRRGWRSRVFLPKDLEHYSEVREMFELMALRSVQDQLDATMLEEILAGNQPSSDGKPQIDNRLHSYWIDLSGNHYIRDFFERHGVFHAAIFDLATVEMSAVEEMAEQHRVILESLLSQNWKKAESVLSEHIRSQIPRVEKMLAQIRSEGK; encoded by the coding sequence GTGTCGTTGTCTGATCGCATCGCGGAAGAACTTTCGGATCGCATTCACGCGCGAGAATCGTTGCCAGAACCATTCTCCATCGCAAATGTCGCCCGGGTATTCGACGTTAGCGCCTCTCCGGTTCGGACTGCGTTTGATCAATTAGTCGAGGAAGGTTTGCTGATTCGGGACGCTGCAGGGCGACTCGCTCCCAATCCCGAGCGGCGTCTCAAACGCCGGCCTAAGCGCGAGAATACACAAGAAGCGTCGCTCGAAATCCGGATTCGCGAGTTCATCATCCGCCGCAGCTTGGCCGGGGACGACTCCTTTTTGCGCGAGGAAGCGACGGCCGAGCACTTTGGGGTCAGCCGAACCGTCTTGCGGCATTGGCTCGGAAAATTAGCAGGCCAAGGTTTTGTCGAACACGTTCAGCGGCGCGGCTGGCGAAGTCGCGTGTTTTTGCCGAAGGATCTTGAGCACTATTCCGAAGTGCGCGAAATGTTTGAGCTGATGGCGCTGCGATCGGTACAGGATCAATTGGACGCGACGATGCTGGAAGAGATCTTGGCCGGCAATCAGCCGTCGTCGGATGGGAAGCCGCAGATCGATAACCGCCTGCATAGCTATTGGATTGATCTCTCCGGAAATCACTATATTCGCGATTTCTTTGAGCGGCACGGCGTCTTTCACGCGGCGATCTTTGATTTGGCGACCGTCGAGATGTCGGCGGTCGAGGAAATGGCCGAGCAACACCGCGTGATTCTTGAATCGCTACTTTCGCAAAATTGGAAAAAAGCGGAGAGCGTGCTGTCGGAGCATATTCGCTCTCAGATCCCTCGCGTCGAAAAAATGTTGGCCCAGATTCGTTCCGAAGGGAAATAA